Proteins from one Syntrophaceae bacterium genomic window:
- a CDS encoding integrase arm-type DNA-binding domain-containing protein encodes MALSDVKIRSSKPSMKQKKLFDGDGLFLLVTPQGGKYWRFKYRFEGKEKLLSLGTYPEISLVDARQRRDDARRQIAHGIDPGAVRKAQKRAETQETETFEVIALEWHGKFSPSWRPIHANTIMSRLNRDLFPWIGKRPINEIKAPELLAVLRRVEARGALDSAHKCRIIAGQVFRYAVVTGRAERDPSADLKGALAQRGDKHLAAITDPKEVAPLMRTIDGYEGHYVVRAALRLAPLFFVRPGELRHAEWIEMDLEEATWNIPPGKMKMKNAHVVPLCHQAVEILTELKELTGASKYVFPSGRSFARPMSNNALLAALRRMGYDKETMTPHGFRAMARTILDEVLQVRPDFIEHQLGHAVRDPNGRAYNRTAHLAERRKMMQLWADYLDGLRSGAVVVPFRVTGR; translated from the coding sequence ATGGCATTGAGTGACGTAAAGATCCGATCCTCTAAGCCGTCAATGAAACAGAAGAAATTGTTTGATGGTGACGGTCTCTTCCTCCTGGTCACACCCCAAGGCGGAAAATACTGGCGATTCAAGTACCGGTTCGAAGGCAAGGAAAAGCTTCTCTCTCTCGGCACCTATCCTGAAATCAGCCTTGTTGATGCCCGGCAGAGGCGGGACGATGCCCGCCGACAGATAGCCCACGGCATTGATCCCGGGGCCGTCCGGAAGGCTCAAAAGAGGGCAGAGACGCAAGAGACGGAGACATTCGAGGTCATAGCCCTTGAATGGCACGGGAAGTTTTCTCCATCATGGCGACCGATACACGCCAATACCATCATGAGCCGCCTCAATCGCGACCTGTTCCCCTGGATCGGTAAACGCCCTATCAATGAAATCAAGGCACCGGAACTACTGGCGGTACTTCGCCGTGTCGAGGCAAGGGGGGCGCTTGATTCCGCCCACAAGTGCAGAATTATTGCCGGGCAGGTGTTCCGTTACGCTGTGGTTACTGGAAGGGCGGAACGCGACCCATCAGCCGATCTTAAAGGGGCATTAGCGCAGCGGGGGGATAAGCACCTTGCGGCTATCACCGACCCCAAGGAAGTAGCGCCCCTCATGAGGACCATAGACGGCTATGAAGGGCATTACGTTGTCAGGGCCGCCCTTCGCCTTGCCCCGCTCTTCTTCGTCCGTCCTGGCGAATTGAGGCACGCTGAGTGGATAGAGATGGACCTTGAAGAAGCAACATGGAACATCCCGCCCGGGAAGATGAAGATGAAAAACGCGCACGTTGTTCCCTTGTGCCATCAGGCCGTGGAGATACTGACAGAGCTGAAAGAACTGACCGGGGCGAGCAAGTACGTGTTCCCCTCCGGGCGGTCTTTTGCCCGGCCCATGAGCAACAACGCCCTACTGGCAGCCCTGCGGCGCATGGGATACGACAAGGAAACCATGACACCTCATGGATTCCGGGCCATGGCGCGAACGATCCTTGACGAAGTGCTGCAGGTGAGGCCGGATTTCATCGAACACCAGCTAGGCCATGCCGTCAGAGACCCGAATGGGCGGGCCTACAACCGGACGGCGCACCTTGCCGAGCGCCGGAAGATGATGCAGCTATGGGCGGATTACCTGGACGGGCTAAGGTCCGGTGCCGTCGTCGTGCCGTTCCGGGTGACGGGCCGTTAA
- a CDS encoding AlpA family phage regulatory protein, whose protein sequence is MTTHKTTQGKSNEFATPKLLRLRQVLQIIPVSRSTWWSGVRDGRFPRPIKLSIGCTCWRESDVLRLVEGENSTRQTD, encoded by the coding sequence ATGACTACGCACAAAACAACCCAAGGCAAGTCGAACGAATTTGCAACCCCAAAACTCCTGCGGCTCCGGCAGGTTTTACAGATTATCCCGGTGAGCCGGTCGACCTGGTGGTCGGGGGTCCGCGATGGTCGCTTTCCGAGGCCCATCAAGCTCTCTATCGGGTGCACGTGCTGGCGTGAATCGGACGTGCTCCGCCTCGTGGAGGGCGAGAACAGCACCAGGCAGACTGATTGA